A region of Stegostoma tigrinum isolate sSteTig4 chromosome 3, sSteTig4.hap1, whole genome shotgun sequence DNA encodes the following proteins:
- the nfil3 gene encoding nuclear factor interleukin-3-regulated protein translates to MEEKLSVINIIENSLKKNLHNQKLAKNKANIMEAQRPTLQNEPTLVGSCISGEKMMVLAPALENMGESFSADDSILSDDLSTGSLKQKSLSCRRKREFIPDEKKDALYWEKRRKNNEAAKRSREKRRLNDMVLENKLMALGEENARLKAELLALKLKFGLITAAFYEQEIQNLGNASGPCFQDYKPSGINLTSFAPDHERGFLGNGCISVIKHSPPSSLSDVSEISSNARESPLLQVACKSPKGTFKVIKQEPLEFKVDSETCLRDPREGNGSFVSSMYRNCIGSTFSRNYSHSPPSIQIARSSSNSPRTSEADDSTLGKPTSEEEGEDEQQVPKGPISPPMESKIVHNATVKVPESNSSALPHKLRIKARAIQIKVENVEAYYETPEKQPSSASTISAKMSYPLNTAEMFKCNASNSVHPALAPLSIQVANINDWSHKPEFWHQKVSEEKLEGAYKHVRLCSPVALANQSLAAGKDSTFINQGVQLESENLYLKQGIANLSAEVASLKKLIEKQQAVTSDSGKSTTEKRFAN, encoded by the coding sequence ATGGAAGAAAAACTTTCAGTGATAAATATAAtagaaaatagtttaaaaaaaaatctgcataatCAGAAACTTGCAAAGAACAAAGCAAACATCATGGAAGCTCAAAGACCAACACTTCAAAATGAACCAACATTGGTTGGATCTTGCATTTCTGGAGAAAAAATGATGGTGTTAGCTCCTGCTTTAGAAAATATGGGTGAATCTTTTTCTGCGGATGACAGCATCCTAAGTGACGACCTGAGCACTGGCTCTCTCAAACAGAAATCTTTAAGCTGCCGAAGAAAACGAGAATTCATACCTGATGAGAAAAAAGATGCATTGTATTgggaaaagagaagaaaaaataaTGAAGCAGCCAAAAGGTCTCGTGAGAAACGACGTTTGAATGATATGGTTTTAGAGAACAAGCTGATGGCTTTGGGTGAAGAAAATGCACGACTGAAAGCAGAACTTCTTGCTTTGAAACTAAAATTTGGATTAATCACTGCAGCATTTTATGAGCAGGAGATACAAAATCTTGGAAATGCTTCAGGGCCATGTTTTCAAGACTATAAACCCTCTGGTATAAATTTAACTTCTTTTGCTCCTGATCATGAGCGTGGTTTTCTTGGAAATGGATGTATTTCAGTCATTAAACATTCACCACCAAGTTCATTGTCAGATGTTTCGGAAATATCATCAAATGCCCGGGAAAGTCCTCTTCTTCAAGTAGCATGTAAAAGCCCAAAAGGCACCTTCAAGGTCATAAAACAAGAGCCTCTGGAGTTCAAAGTAGATTCTGAAACTTGTTTGCGAGACCCCAGAGAGGGAAATGGTTCTTTTGTGTCATCCATGTATAGAAATTGTATTGGCAGCACCTTCAGCAGGAACTATTCACATTCACCACCTTCCATACAGATTGCTAGGTCATCAAGTAATTCGCCAagaacatcagaggctgatgaCAGTACGTTAGGAAAACCTACATCTGAAGAAGAAGGTGAAGATGAACAGCAAGTGCCTAAAGGCCCAATCTCTCCTCCTATGGAATCCAAAATTGTGCACAATGCCACAGTTAAGGTTCCTGAATCAAACTCTTCTGCACTGCCTCACAAACTTCGTATCAAAGCTAGGGCAATCCAGATTAAAGTGGAGAATGTGGAAGCATATTATGAAACACCAGAGAAACAGCCATCATCTGCCAGTACTATTTCTGCTAAAATGTCTTATCCATTGAACACAGCAGAAATGTTTAAATGCAATGCTTCAAATTCAGTACATCCTGCCTTAGCTCCTTTGTCTATTCAAGTAGCAAACATCAACGATTGGTCTCACAAACCAGAATTTTGGCATCAAAAAGTaagtgaagagaaattggaaggGGCTTATAAACACGTCCGGTTATGTTCCCCTGTTGCACTAGCAAACCAGTCACTTGCTGCTGGAAAAGACTCTACCTTCATTAATCAAGGAGTACAACTGGAATCAGAAAACTTGTACTTAAAACAAGGCATTGCAAATTTAAGTGCAGAAGTAGCTTCACTGAAAAAACTCATAGAAAAGCAACAGGCTGTTACTTCAGACTCTGGCAAAAGCACTACTGAGAAAAGATTTGCCAACTGA